The Anopheles merus strain MAF chromosome 2L, AmerM5.1, whole genome shotgun sequence genome has a segment encoding these proteins:
- the LOC121594527 gene encoding protein encore isoform X4, translated as MKIAGGKGKHLTRSHAMRESTSPPRTPTPRSPSDTHTSSSSSSNPISGGGGGGGSTGGTNNTTTASTTTTTTNAVAVSSSSTSGSNTNSNTGTLCNGPQSQPERGNGALASASTMMSDTDSLAKHNSSGPGGGGGGGGGSSGNGSPNIVLFAGGEEQRSTSGKSQLDLDFPKLTPPKTSFNPNAGSNGSNQHHPKSNGSVKNNGSGKANGAAAVCETDKSTATSTGPTKQQSATPTVVSTAGSPTQPGGSSIDTPDGGGAGRGGGMPAGPTNPSNHNHLVSGEQAMGGEPTTVSSDRQQHSPATSPANSSSNYCDSDGRHGSYQHQQQREVNFSSSQDGAATDGPINIQFSHETETRYIQCDSPTDGLMRSGGGVAGTGPTTTPPSGGKKRSGASGKGGNKAARLKNLSGGSSSSVDGGGGGLGGGMASFMSRDSLCDPFTDQSGVNLLQFFKETLNKNFKDRNMLMKIEKELLSLAMDRSRSQMKFPPMSSYNRMLIHRVAAYFGMEHNVDATQQCVIAEVTPATRIPDIRFKNLISDSFSEEPRKSILKRDTHSFDEYHRFGGGGGGDGGGGGGGGGGGRGGGSGLLHCPDRGMLDRKAKSFEERDEEYDKSKRRLFKNREHDSESDQWQWISTDGVAGGGGGGPTLIDVHAVRHQQKLQNNRLLKVQSVSIEGRSDERPCVSKSHSFGGYGGSSQNASLLRGDSITSTKSAGARLFTKQDSNASTNTPWRLSPSSSGSYLTSSYKTQSIRSDSVTPSPTGYGSGDHTPEPCVPSPSATCGVMWAVTDMASVPKGSVLIDPQTFQPIVNQDGSLYHFDPSNLPPTATGGGPWPAAGGAKVSKRKFEKQKSFNSKNNINSSSSLESSIDGPVLGKSVDCGLQTVIPADNGPGAVTTIMTMTASPPTTIAEEVVNELGCYDAGGGGGTGGGGLKLLSVKDNPDMDENSSLCEEISQTTNELGALKLQKHQATSPMLQASELQPIDMNEIQYGTNPSDSGSLVHTANTTTLLDEDRSLIDEVAETTGDEPDDLGDTLEALGKTDPTGHNNNNNNNNNPALGAAVQLLHVHDPVSSSSTLDAADDDDDEDDDEDRSETPTDGGQEEVDKKNDMVKVANVVQTVVPLTSYASASATPNGGGSAGVSAYTVTYDGGGSGHPGTTVYATGTPGLSTTTYQTAPDGAIYAVPSSLVYTYPTAMDPAEMSGGYFVPVYDPQQQQREASLCSTPGASIYSAPAGAASTVLHPIAYTQSAAAAAAYTGAPLYQNPVMYSSDQFPAAQAAAAAAAAGQLSQYPISYPIGIGYPFNGATYQNYWNQPITYYVPQTPVPSTVGGASILMPPPMPQTPGTGGIITTTATVPTTTPGTSGAPMAGKRNTTPPQNGGHGQSQGGATHSASVTPVPISPFATNIPVPLPDTTSAAATGAPMYAAFPQPLYPNMLPFASPMATHPHPAAAPAGTLVPTAASFHPHPVPAGAPQHHPSAHHTAAGASGPHADSSTSSGGLHHPAAHYHHHHQQQHQQGQQGGSGHYSSTNGPSNGGGSGGGGGNSSSSSSSSNSSHSGGNHSNNSATNAPTPQSTPSTPLSLPLSMPPHHGGVPAGATPKGMPLFPTPPIMPNVAGGGGYTGHHHYASSDDRKPGNGGGYKPRGQAAVAAAAGSNGGPTGGSYFNYNASANGRQMTPNSTGGGGNYQPQGGMKGGYAQNNTGNNNQNQNGPLILGPPPSGKLNRHDGSGQPNAVPPANGNSSNNNKPPLIPTLPSMVVPGATAPNAASLAGDKARLNRSSKPPNLDLKRSYNSNSYGGVNSRNTPSTNSNESNGSPNSITSSSVHEHGASQSHHPMVPHHAHHHVGGHGAAGNHPATPTSHHHAGSHPVVSAGGGQQQPAQQHGALHHHHHPGHPAGPHGQHHPHHGGGGGQSMAHGVPQQAQHGGPGGGGGATHYYHAGAGQSMAQAGGGGQVGHSGQSSYYAGNGPSHRGGSVGSNGGGNGATGSGSGGNGGGHGAGHPHAMPAAAVMHNSAVAAAAAAAAAVEPYHQQLIPINAATGMSYVKIGQAYYPSLTLPQSRRSPPNEIRPIAGVYPTMNMVMPASRQFTPRPQHSSSYSNAKVNKSLR; from the exons ATTGCTGGTGGAAAAGGCAAGCATTTAACCCGCAGTCACGCGATGCGTGAGTCAACCTCGCCGCCCCGAACACCGACGCCGCGATCACCATCCGATacgcacaccagcagcagcagcagcagcaatccaatcagcggtggcggcggcggcggcggcagtacGGGTGGTACGAACAACACGACCACTGCCAGCActaccaccacaaccaccaacGCGGTTGCGgtcagtagcagcagtaccagcggcagcaacaccaacagcaacactGGCACCctctgcaatggtccccagaGTCAGCCCGAGCGAGGAAACGGCGCGTTAGCATCGGCATCCACCATGATGAGCGACACCGATTCGCTCGCCAAACACAACAGCTCCGGACCGggtggaggtggaggaggaggagggggcaGTAGTGGCAACGGCTCGCCGAACATTGTCCTGTTTGCCGGCGGGGAGGAGCAGCGCAGCACCAGTGGCAAAAGTCAGCTGGACCTAGACTTCCCGAAGCTGACACCGCCAAAGACGTCCTTCAATCCGAACGCCGGCAGCAACGGTAGCAATCAGCATCACCCGAAAAGCAATGGCAGCGTGAAAAACAATGGCAGTGGCAAAGCGAACGGTGCCGCTGCGGTGTGCGAGACGGACAAATCGACGGCGACCAGCACCGGCCCTACGAAGCAGCAGTCTGCGACGCCGACTGTCGTCAGCACTGCGGGTTCACCGACGCAGCCCGGAGGCAGCAGCATCGACACACCGGACGGTGGGGGAGCGGGCCGTGGCGGAGGTATGCCGGCGGGTCCAACCAATCCGTCCAACCACAACCATCTCGTGTCTGGCGAGCAGGCGATGGGCGGCGAACCGACGACAGTGTCCTCGGACAGGCAGCAGCACTCGCCGGCAACGTCAccggcaaacagcagcagcaactattGTGATAGCGATGGCCGCCACGGTTCgtaccagcaccagcagcagcgggaggtgaacttcagcagcagccaggACGGTGCCGCCACCGACGGTCCGATCAATATACAGTTTTCGCACGAAACGGAAACGCGCTACATACAGTGCGACAGTCCGACCGATGGCCTTATGCGAAGTGGCGGTGGGGTGGCGGGCACTGGTCCAACGACGACGCCGCCGAGCGGTGGCAAGAAACGCAGCGGCGCCTCCGGCAAGGGTGGCAACAAGGCGGCCCGGCTGAAGAACCTAAGCGGGGGCTCCTCGTCCAGCGTcgatggcggtggcggtggcctCGGCGGCGGCATGGCTTCGTTCATGTCGCGCGACAGCCTGTGCGACCCGTTCACCGACCAGAGCGGCGTGAATTTGCTGCAGTTCTTCAAGGAAACGCTGAACAAAAACTTCAAAGATCGCAACATGCTGATGAAGATCGAGAAGGAGCTGCTGTCGCTCGCGATGGACCGGAGCCGCAGCCAGATGAAGTTTCCGCCCATGTCTTCCTACAACCGGATGCTGATCCACCGGGTCGCGGCGTACTTCGGCATGGAGCACAACGTGGACGCGACGCAGCAGTGCGTGATTGCGGAGGTGACGCCGGCCACCCGCATCCCGGACATACGGTTCAAGAATCTCATCTCGGACAGCTTCTCGGAGGAGCCGCGCAAGTCGATCCTGAAGCGGGACACGCACAGCTTCGACGAGTACCACCGGtttggcggtggcggcggggGAGATGGTGGAGGAGGCGGCGGAGGAGGCGGTGGTGGCAGGGGTGGTGGTAGCGGGTTGCTGCACTGTCCCGACCGGGGCATGCTCGACCGGAAGGCGAAAAGCTTCGAGGAGCGGGACGAAGAGTACGACAAGTCGAAGCGGAGGCTGTTCAAAAACCGTGAG CATGATTCCGAGTCCGATCAGTGGCAGTGGATATCGACCGAtggtgttgctggtggtggcggcggcggcccgaCGCTGATTGACGTCCATGCTGTCCGGCACCAGCAGAAACTGCAGAACAATCGCTTGCTGAAAGTACAATCCGTG TCAATTGAGGGACGATCGGACGAGCGGCCTTGCGTTTCGAAATCGCACAGCTTCGGTGGTTATGGCGGATCGTCGCAGAATGCATCGCTGCTGCGGGGCGATTCGATAACGTCGACCAAAAGTGCCGGTGCCCGGCTGTTCACGAAGCAGGACTCTAACGCCAGCACCAACACGCCCTGGAGGCTGTCCCCGTCGAGCAGTGG GTCGTACCTTACTTCCAGTTACAAAACGCAATCGATCCGCTCGGACTCGGTAACACCGTCCCCGACCGGCTACGGCAGCGGCGACCACACACCGGAACCGTGCGTGCCCTCCCCGTCGGCCACGTGCGGCGTGATGTGGGCCGTAACCGATATGGCAAGCGTGCCCAAGGGCAGCGTACTGATTGATCCGCAAACGTTCCAGCCAATCGTAAACCAGGACGG CTCGCTGTACCATTTCGATCCCTCCAATCTGCCTCCGACGGCGACTGGTGGTGGTCCCTGGCCAGCTGCGGGCGGCGCCAAAGTGTCGAAGCGAAAGTTTGAGAAGCAGAAATCGTTCAACAGTAAGAACAatatcaacagcagcagctcgctCGAAAGTTCGATCGACGGTCCGGTGCTTGGGAAGTCGGTTGACTGTGGACTGCAGACGGTGATCCCTGCCGACAATGGGCCGGGGGCCGTCACGACCATTATGACGATGACGGCGTCACCACCAACCACCATCGCGGAGGAGGTGGTCAACGAGCTAGGTTGCTACGAtgcgggtggtggtggcggcaccGGTGGCGGCGGCCTAAAGTTGCTGAGCGTTAAGGATAACCCCGATATGGATG AAAATTCAAGCCTCTGCGAAGAGATCTCACAAACCACAAACGAGCTTGGCGCGCTGAAGTTGCAGAAACATCAAGCCACCAGTCCCATGCTGCAGGCCAGCGAACTGCAGCCAATCGATATGAACGAA ATTCAGTACGGTACTAATCCGAGTGACAGTGGAAGCCTGGTGCATACTGCCAACACTACAACGCTGCTAGACGAGGACCGATCGCTGATCGACGAGGTGGCGGAAACGACCGGCGACGAACCGGACGATCTCGGCGACACGCTGGAGGCGCTCGGTAAAACCGACCCGACcggccacaacaacaacaacaacaacaacaataatccGGCTCTGGGTGCTGCTGTACAATTGTTGCACGTACACGATCCTGTCAGTAGTAGCAGCACGCTAGACGCcgccgacgatgacgacgacgaggacgacgacgaggatcGCAGCGAAACGCCGACCGACGGTGGGCAGGAGGAGGTGGACAAGAAGAACGACATGGTGAAGGTGGCGAACGTGGTCCAAACGGTAGTGCCGCTGACGAGCTACGCGAGTGCCAGCGCTACACCGAACGGTGGTGGAAGTGCGGGCGTCAGTGCATACACCGTCACGTACgacggtggtggtagtggccATCCGGGTACTACTGTGTATGCGACCGGCACTCCGGGCCTGTCCACGACGACATATCAGACTGCG CCGGACGGTGCCATCTACGCGGTACCATCGTCGCTGGTCTACACATATCCCACGGCAATGGATCCGGCCGAAATGTCCGGCGGGTACTTTGTGCCGGTGTACgatccgcagcagcagcagcgcgagGCAAGCCTCTGTTCGACGCCGGGCGCGTCGATCTATTCGGCCCCGGCCGGTGCCGCCTCGACCGTGCTGCATCCGATCGCGTACACGCAGAGTGCGGCAGCGGCCGCAGCGTACACCGGCGCGCCACTGTACCAGAACCCGGTCATGTACTCGTCGGACCAGTTCCCGGCGGCCCAGGCCGCGGCAGCGGCCGCAGCAGCCGGTCAGCTTTCGCAGTATCCCATTAGCTATCCGATCGGTATAGGATACCCGTTCAATG GTGCTACGTACCAAAACTACTGGAATCAGCCAATCACTTACTACGTTCCTCAGACGCCCGTCCCGTCGACGGTTGGTGGTGCGTCCATACTCATGCCGCCGCCGATGCCGCAAACGCCCGGCACCGGGGGCATCATCACGACCACGGCCACCGTACCGACGACCACGCCCGGCACGTCCGGGGCACCGATGGCGGGCAAGCGCAACACGACACCGCCCCAGAACGGTGGGCACGGCCAGTCGCAGGGCGGCGCCACGCACAGTGCCTCGGTAACGCCCGTGCCGATCTCACCATTCGCCACGAATATTCCCGTACCACTGCCCGACACCACGTCGGCGGCGGCGACCGGAGCCCCGATGTACGCCGCCTTCCCGCAGCCCCTGTACCCGAACATGCTTCCATTCGCCAGCCCGATGGCGACCCATCCCCATCCGGCTGCGGCCCCCGCCGGCACACTAGTACCCACTGCCGCATCATTCCATCCGCACCCGGTACCGGCCGGTGCACCGCAGCACCATCCCAGCGCTCACCATACGGCGGCCGGCGCTTCCGGCCCGCACGCCGACTCGTCCACCAGCAGCGGAGGGCTGCACCATCCAGCAGCAcactaccaccatcatcaccagcagcagcatcagcagggGCAACAGGGAGGCAGTGGCCACTATTCCAGCACGAACGGACCGTCGAATGGAGGGGGCAGTGGAGGCGGTGGCggcaacagcagtagcagtagcagcagtagcaacagcagTCACAGCGGTGGCaaccacagcaacaacagtgcCACAAACGCACCCACACCCCAGTCGACGCCGAGCACACCGCTCTCGCTGCCCCTGTCCATGCCGCCCCATCACGGCGGTGTGCCGGCCGGTGCAACGCCCAAAGGTATGCCGCTCTTTCCAACGCCCCCGATCATGCCGAATGTGGCGGGCGGCGGAGGATACACGGGGCATCACCATTACGCTTCGTCGGACGACCGGAAGCCGGGCAACGGGGGAGGCTACAAACCGAGAGGCCAGGCggcagtggcggcggcggccggttCCAACGGGGGGCCGACCGGTGGCAGCTACTTCAACTACAACGCATCGGCCAACGGACGGCAGATGACACCGAATAGCACGGGCGGCGGAGGCAACTATCAGCCGCAGGGAGGCATGAAGGGTGGCTACGCACAGAACAATACAGGGAACAATAACCAAAACCAGAACGGGCCGCTAATACTGGGGCCGCCGCCGTCGGGTAAGCTGAACCGCCACGATGGCTCGGGCCAGCCGAACGCCGTCCCACCGGCGAACGGCAACTCctcgaacaacaacaaaccgcCGCTGATACCGACGCTACCGAGCATGGTGGTGCCGGGGGCGACCGCACCGAACGCTGCCAGTCTGGCGGGCGATAAAGCGCGCCTCAATCGCTCCTCAAAACCGCCCAACCTGGACCTGAAGCGCAgctacaacagcaacagctacGGTGGGGTGAACAGCCGCAACACGCCCAGCACGAACTCGAACGAGAGCAACGGCTCACCGAACAGTATTACGTCTTCTTCCGTGCACGAGCACGGTGCGTCCCAGTCGCACCATCCAATGGTGCCACACCACGCGCACCATCACGTTGGCGGACATGGTGCTGCCGGCAACCATCCAGCGACACCGACGTCTCACCATCACGCGGGTAGCCATCCGGTGGTGTCGGCGGGCGGCGGGCAGCAGCAACCTGCCCAGCAGCACGGTGcactgcaccaccaccatcatccagGGCATCCGGCGGGGCCGCACGGGCAACATCATCCGCatcacggtggtggtggcggccaGTCGATGGCACACGGTGTGCCGCAGCAAGCGCAGCACGGTGGTCCGGGCGGTGGAGGGGGCGCAACACACTATTACCACGCGGGTGCAGGACAGTCGATGGCAcaggctggtggtggtgggcagGTGGGCCACTCTGGCCAATCGTCCTACTACGCGGGCAACGGTCCGTCGCACCGAGGTGGCAGCGTGGGAAGCAACGGGGGCGGTAATGGAGCGACCGGTTCTGGGTCGGGCGGAAATGGAGGTGGCCATGGTGCGGGACATCCGCACGCGATGCCGGCCGCCGCCGTAATGCACAATTCAGCGGttgcagcggcggcggcggctgcggccGCTGTTGAACCGTACCATCAGCAGCTGATCCCGATTAATGCGGCGACCGGGATGTCGTACGTCAAAATCGGACAGGCGTATTAT CCATCGCTAACATTGCCGCAAAGCCGCCGATCGCCTCCTAATGAAATACGTCCAATTGCCGGGGTCTATCCGACGATGAATATGGTGATGCCGG CATCTCGACAATTTACACCACGaccacagcacagcagcagctacagcaATGCCAAGGTGAATAAATCGCTTCGATAA